A genomic segment from Streptomyces sp. NBC_01233 encodes:
- a CDS encoding SHOCT domain-containing protein produces the protein MVLLGALAVAGVVLLLRSVDRFPSGPAQPPAAPSAKQVLAERFARGEIDEEEYEQRLTALRAHGPGRGRRGPGES, from the coding sequence ATGGTCCTCCTCGGGGCCCTGGCTGTCGCGGGAGTCGTTCTGCTTCTCCGCAGTGTCGACCGTTTCCCCTCGGGCCCGGCGCAGCCCCCGGCTGCGCCTTCCGCCAAGCAGGTGCTCGCCGAACGGTTCGCCCGAGGCGAGATCGACGAAGAAGAGTACGAACAGCGTCTGACCGCACTGCGTGCGCACGGGCCAGGTCGAGGCCGTAGGGGACCGGGAGAGAGTTGA
- a CDS encoding universal stress protein encodes MEGTTSSSELGAVIVGVDGSDPARQAAMWAAAEAARRERPLHIVHGSDTDGRVLYVSAKSIERVRQTGRELLDATVAEVRERFPGLQVNAEFSRSAPVPSLHRSAGPDDTIVVGNRGLGGFGSLTLGSVGLKVAAGAKTPVIIVRGTENGAETGVVLAAVRDGHDLDCARYAAREAQLREGSLRLLHVWNILQSVGEVVTLLDDVEEIANEQVHHLNAVADRIREEFPDLTVQVDADKSTSVASVLVEASRRADLLVMGGRRSPSYLGPTLGRVTHSLVHHAHCPVQLIPRHTDKDGSES; translated from the coding sequence ATGGAAGGCACCACGAGCAGCTCGGAACTCGGCGCCGTCATCGTCGGCGTCGACGGCTCCGACCCGGCCCGCCAGGCAGCAATGTGGGCAGCGGCGGAGGCCGCACGCCGCGAACGTCCGTTGCACATCGTGCACGGGTCCGACACCGACGGCCGGGTCCTCTACGTCTCGGCGAAGAGCATCGAGCGGGTCCGCCAGACAGGCCGCGAACTGCTGGATGCCACGGTGGCCGAGGTCAGGGAGCGGTTTCCCGGCCTGCAGGTCAACGCCGAGTTCAGCCGCAGCGCACCTGTCCCGAGCCTCCACCGGTCCGCGGGCCCCGATGACACCATCGTGGTCGGCAACCGGGGGCTGGGAGGTTTCGGCTCCCTCACGCTCGGATCGGTCGGCCTCAAGGTCGCAGCGGGGGCGAAGACGCCCGTCATCATCGTCAGGGGCACCGAAAACGGCGCCGAGACGGGTGTGGTGCTCGCCGCCGTCCGCGACGGACACGACCTCGACTGCGCACGATATGCCGCACGCGAGGCACAGCTCCGCGAGGGCTCGCTGCGGCTGCTGCACGTGTGGAACATCCTGCAGTCCGTCGGCGAGGTCGTGACCCTGCTCGACGACGTGGAGGAAATCGCCAACGAGCAGGTCCATCACCTGAACGCGGTGGCGGACCGGATCCGCGAGGAGTTCCCGGACCTGACCGTGCAGGTGGACGCGGACAAGAGCACGTCAGTGGCTTCTGTACTGGTTGAGGCCTCGCGCCGGGCGGACCTGTTGGTGATGGGCGGCCGACGGTCACCCAGCTATCTCGGGCCCACCCTCGGGCGGGTCACGCACAGCCTGGTCCACCATGCCCACTGCCCCGTACAGCTCATTCCGCGCCACACGGACAAGGACGGGAGCGAATCGTGA
- a CDS encoding class I SAM-dependent methyltransferase — protein sequence MSESEHELAEVQRAHWQQTYGEHPGMYGEEPSEPAVHAAAAFGAAGAREVLELGAGHGRDALYFARQGFSVLATDFSPVGLEQLREAAAAQGVAGRVATSVHDVREPLPLPDASVDAVFAHMLLCMALSTQEILALVAEVRRVLRPGGVFVYTVRHTGDAHYQAGAGHGDDIWEHGGFAVHFFPRDLVDALAEGWTLDEVAAFEEGGLPRRLWRVTQTVPLSTA from the coding sequence ATGTCGGAGTCCGAGCACGAGCTGGCCGAGGTTCAGCGTGCGCACTGGCAGCAGACCTACGGCGAGCATCCCGGCATGTACGGCGAGGAGCCGTCCGAGCCGGCGGTCCATGCCGCTGCCGCTTTCGGGGCCGCCGGTGCCCGCGAAGTGCTGGAGCTGGGTGCCGGCCATGGCCGTGACGCGCTGTACTTCGCCCGCCAGGGTTTCTCCGTGTTGGCCACCGACTTCAGTCCGGTGGGTCTGGAACAGCTGCGTGAAGCCGCCGCGGCCCAAGGCGTGGCCGGGCGGGTCGCCACGTCGGTTCACGACGTTCGCGAGCCCCTGCCGCTCCCGGACGCCTCGGTGGATGCCGTGTTCGCGCACATGCTGCTCTGCATGGCGCTGTCCACCCAGGAGATCCTCGCTCTCGTCGCAGAGGTGCGACGGGTTCTCCGGCCGGGCGGAGTCTTCGTCTACACCGTCCGCCACACCGGGGACGCCCACTACCAGGCCGGTGCCGGGCACGGGGACGACATCTGGGAACACGGTGGCTTCGCCGTCCACTTCTTCCCCCGCGACCTGGTCGACGCCCTCGCCGAAGGCTGGACTCTGGACGAGGTCGCCGCGTTCGAGGAAGGCGGCCTCCCCCGGCGGCTGTGGCGCGTCACGCAGACCGTCCCCCTGAGTACCGCCTGA